A region from the Variovorax paradoxus genome encodes:
- a CDS encoding TRAP transporter small permease — translation MKEKFLGIERWTTGFSMLAACLMLVIASALGVFQIVTRFVLEQPAEWSEILIRVSLIWMVFLGIPMAFRQGAMVSVDVLYRWSPPRIKRVLDAVVSIAALILMLVILWWGWDYAMRGRVQSMAGLESLSMMWSYLALPVGSVFCLFGIVGNFLDPKRLELETAQ, via the coding sequence ATGAAAGAAAAATTCCTTGGCATCGAACGCTGGACCACCGGCTTCTCGATGCTTGCCGCCTGCCTGATGCTGGTCATTGCATCGGCATTGGGCGTGTTCCAGATCGTGACGCGCTTCGTGCTCGAGCAGCCCGCCGAGTGGAGCGAGATCCTGATCCGCGTGAGCCTGATCTGGATGGTGTTCCTCGGCATCCCGATGGCGTTTCGCCAGGGTGCGATGGTGAGCGTGGACGTGCTCTACCGCTGGAGCCCGCCGCGCATCAAGCGCGTGCTCGATGCCGTGGTGAGCATTGCCGCGCTGATCCTGATGCTGGTCATTCTCTGGTGGGGCTGGGACTACGCGATGCGCGGCCGCGTGCAGTCGATGGCCGGGCTCGAAAGCCTGTCGATGATGTGGTCGTACCTGGCGCTGCCGGTGGGTTCCGTTTTCTGCCTGTTCGGCATTGTTGGCAATTTTCTCGACCCCAAGCGGCTTGAGTTGGAGACCGCGCAATGA
- the gcvH gene encoding glycine cleavage system protein GcvH: MSIKYTKDHEWVSAEGSAATVGITVHAQDALGDVVFVDLPEVGKIFAQGEVAGVVESVKAAADVFMPVSGEITEVNEALRADPSLANTDPLAAGWFFKVKLSEPAQLDALLDAATYDKFAAES; encoded by the coding sequence ATGAGCATCAAGTACACCAAGGACCACGAATGGGTTTCGGCCGAAGGCAGCGCGGCCACCGTCGGCATCACCGTGCATGCGCAGGACGCGCTCGGCGACGTGGTCTTTGTCGACCTGCCTGAAGTCGGCAAGATCTTTGCCCAGGGCGAAGTCGCCGGTGTCGTCGAATCGGTCAAGGCCGCGGCCGATGTGTTCATGCCCGTGTCGGGCGAGATCACCGAAGTGAACGAAGCGCTGCGCGCCGATCCGTCGCTCGCCAACACCGACCCGCTGGCCGCCGGCTGGTTCTTCAAGGTCAAGCTCAGCGAACCGGCGCAGCTCGACGCGCTGCTCGACGCCGCCACCTACGACAAGTTCGCCGCCGAGTCCTGA
- a CDS encoding TRAP transporter substrate-binding protein: MKLTRLAAGLVLGMGMACAAFAQTTMKISISTSQNSHQGVAIDTFAKEVEKRTGGRYKVQTFYNGALGGERESIEAVQLGTQELAFSSTGPVPNFVPETKILDVPFLFRDKAHARAVLDGPIGQELLTKFDAKGFKALAWAENGFRHMTNSKRDVKGPEDLKGLKMRTMENPVHIAAYKGFGIITTPMAFPEVFTALQQGTVDGQENPLPVIISAKFDQVQKHLSLTGHVYSPCIFLMNKASFDKLSAADKQAFLEAAKEGTKANRARVDEDDAKGVADLRAKGMTVIDNVDKAKFVAALAPVNAQFEKDFGKANLDKIRDYK, from the coding sequence ATGAAATTGACCCGACTGGCCGCCGGCCTGGTTCTGGGCATGGGCATGGCCTGCGCGGCCTTTGCGCAGACGACCATGAAGATCAGTATCTCGACCTCGCAGAACTCGCACCAGGGCGTGGCCATCGACACCTTCGCCAAGGAAGTCGAAAAGCGCACGGGCGGCCGATACAAGGTGCAGACCTTCTACAACGGCGCGCTCGGCGGCGAACGCGAATCGATCGAGGCGGTGCAACTGGGCACGCAGGAACTCGCTTTCTCCTCGACCGGCCCGGTGCCCAACTTCGTGCCCGAGACCAAGATCCTCGACGTGCCCTTCCTGTTCCGCGACAAGGCCCATGCGCGCGCCGTGCTCGACGGCCCCATTGGCCAGGAGCTGCTCACCAAGTTCGACGCCAAGGGCTTCAAGGCGCTGGCCTGGGCCGAGAACGGCTTCCGCCACATGACCAACAGCAAGCGCGACGTGAAGGGGCCGGAAGACCTCAAGGGCCTGAAGATGCGCACCATGGAGAACCCGGTGCACATTGCCGCCTACAAGGGCTTTGGCATCATCACCACGCCCATGGCCTTCCCCGAGGTGTTCACCGCGCTCCAGCAGGGCACGGTCGACGGCCAGGAGAACCCGCTGCCGGTGATCATCTCCGCCAAGTTCGACCAGGTGCAAAAGCATCTTTCGCTCACGGGCCACGTCTATTCGCCCTGCATCTTCCTGATGAACAAGGCCTCGTTCGACAAGCTCAGCGCGGCCGACAAGCAGGCCTTCCTGGAAGCCGCCAAGGAAGGCACCAAGGCTAACCGCGCCCGCGTGGACGAGGACGACGCCAAAGGCGTGGCCGACCTGCGCGCCAAGGGCATGACCGTGATCGACAACGTCGACAAGGCCAAGTTCGTTGCCGCGCTGGCACCGGTGAACGCGCAGTTCGAAAAGGACTTCGGCAAGGCCAACCTCGACAAGATCCGCGACTACAAGTAA
- the gcvP gene encoding aminomethyl-transferring glycine dehydrogenase produces MPIPALPSLQQLENAEEFLARHIGIDAADEARMLPVIGSETRAELIDGIVPAAIRRAKPMRLPAPITEADALAELKAIAAKNKVFRSFIGQGYYGTHTPGVILRNVLENPAWYTAYTPYQAEISQGRMEALLNFQTMVCDLTGMAIANASMLDEATAAAEAMTLAKRSVKSKSNVFLVSGDCHPQTIEVIKTRAAPLGIEVKVSTVSETLPHLMVSGEFFGVLAQYPATTGHVHDLRPLAGHAHQCDAAFCVAADLLALTLLAPPGEWDADIVCGTTQRFGMPMCNGGPHAAYLACRDEFKRSLPGRLVGVSVDTHGQPAYRLALQTREQHIRREKATSNICTAQVLPAVVASMYAVYHGPDGLTRIAQRVAALTAILAQGLAQMGREPVNASAFDSLTIRTGDDTPKIIERATAAGVNLRQRLQQHLGISLDETTTRTDVETLWALFVPAGTPMPRFDDLAGTAPRLPEDLRRTSAFLTHPVFNTHKSETAMLRYIRSLSDKDLALDRSMIPLGSCTMKLNATSEMIPITWPEFANIHPFAPPEQLVGYAQLDAQLRAWLCEATGYAGISLQPNAGSQGEYAGLLAIRSFHEAKGQGHRNICLIPSSAHGTNPASAQMVGLQVVVTACDAQGNVDMDDLKRACEKHSARLAAVMITYPSTHGVFETRVKELCELVHEHGGRVYVDGANMNALVGVAAPGEFGGDVSHLNLHKTFCIPHGGGGPGVGPVCVVEDLVPYLPGHATAGIASNGVGAVSAAPLGNAAVLPISWMYCRMMGAKGLQAATEIAILSANYISARLKDHYPTLYASPNGHVAHECILDLRPLKDTSGVTAEDVAKRLIDYGFHAPTLSFPVPGTLMVEPTESEPLAELDRFIDAMIAIRGEIRRVEEGVWPKDDNPLKHAPHTAASLLGTEWPHPYSRELGAFPLAELKQAKYWPPIGRVDNVYGDRNLFCSCVPVGDYKETEEA; encoded by the coding sequence ATGCCGATTCCCGCCCTTCCCTCTTTGCAACAACTGGAGAACGCCGAAGAATTTCTCGCCCGCCACATCGGCATCGATGCGGCGGACGAGGCGCGCATGCTGCCGGTGATCGGCTCGGAAACGCGCGCGGAGCTCATCGACGGCATCGTGCCCGCGGCCATCCGCCGCGCCAAGCCGATGCGGCTGCCGGCGCCCATCACGGAGGCGGATGCGCTGGCCGAATTGAAGGCGATCGCGGCGAAGAACAAGGTCTTCAGGAGCTTCATCGGCCAGGGCTACTACGGCACGCACACGCCGGGCGTCATCCTGCGCAACGTGCTCGAGAACCCGGCCTGGTACACGGCCTACACGCCCTACCAGGCCGAGATTTCGCAGGGCCGCATGGAAGCGTTGCTCAATTTCCAGACCATGGTGTGCGACCTTACCGGCATGGCCATCGCCAATGCGTCGATGCTCGACGAAGCCACCGCCGCGGCCGAGGCCATGACGCTCGCCAAGCGCAGCGTCAAGAGCAAGAGCAACGTGTTTCTGGTGTCGGGCGACTGCCATCCGCAGACCATCGAGGTCATCAAGACACGCGCCGCGCCGCTGGGCATCGAGGTCAAGGTCAGCACCGTGTCCGAAACGCTGCCGCACCTGATGGTGAGCGGCGAATTCTTCGGCGTGCTCGCGCAGTACCCGGCCACCACCGGCCACGTGCATGACCTGCGCCCACTCGCAGGCCATGCGCACCAGTGCGACGCCGCCTTCTGCGTGGCCGCCGACCTGCTGGCGCTGACGCTGCTTGCGCCGCCCGGCGAGTGGGACGCCGACATCGTCTGCGGCACCACGCAGCGCTTCGGCATGCCGATGTGCAATGGCGGCCCGCACGCGGCCTACCTGGCCTGCCGCGACGAGTTCAAGCGCTCGCTGCCGGGCCGGCTGGTGGGCGTGAGCGTCGACACGCACGGCCAGCCTGCCTACCGCCTGGCGCTGCAGACGCGCGAACAGCACATCCGCCGCGAGAAGGCCACCTCCAACATCTGTACCGCGCAGGTGCTGCCGGCCGTGGTAGCCAGCATGTACGCCGTGTACCACGGCCCCGACGGCCTCACGCGCATTGCGCAGCGCGTGGCCGCACTCACGGCCATCCTCGCGCAGGGCCTTGCACAGATGGGGCGCGAGCCGGTCAACGCCAGCGCCTTCGATTCGCTGACCATCCGCACCGGCGACGACACGCCGAAGATCATCGAGCGCGCCACCGCCGCGGGCGTCAACCTGCGCCAGCGGCTGCAGCAGCACCTGGGCATTTCGCTCGACGAGACCACCACGCGCACCGACGTCGAAACGCTCTGGGCGCTGTTCGTGCCTGCCGGCACACCGATGCCGCGCTTCGACGACCTGGCCGGCACCGCGCCGCGCCTGCCCGAGGACCTGCGCCGCACCAGCGCCTTTCTCACGCACCCGGTGTTCAACACCCACAAGAGCGAAACCGCGATGCTGCGCTACATCCGCAGCCTGTCGGACAAGGACCTGGCGCTCGACCGCAGCATGATCCCGCTCGGCAGCTGCACGATGAAGCTCAACGCGACCAGCGAGATGATCCCGATCACCTGGCCCGAGTTCGCCAACATCCATCCCTTTGCGCCGCCCGAGCAGCTGGTGGGCTACGCCCAGCTCGACGCGCAGCTGCGCGCCTGGCTCTGCGAAGCCACTGGCTACGCGGGCATCAGCCTGCAGCCCAACGCGGGTTCGCAGGGCGAGTACGCGGGCCTCTTGGCCATCCGCTCCTTCCACGAAGCCAAGGGCCAGGGGCACCGCAACATCTGCCTCATTCCTTCGTCGGCGCACGGCACCAACCCCGCAAGCGCGCAGATGGTGGGCCTGCAGGTGGTGGTGACGGCCTGCGACGCGCAGGGCAACGTCGACATGGACGACCTGAAGCGCGCTTGCGAGAAGCACAGCGCCAGGCTCGCGGCCGTGATGATCACCTATCCGAGCACGCACGGCGTGTTCGAAACCCGCGTGAAGGAACTCTGCGAACTCGTGCATGAACACGGCGGCCGCGTGTACGTGGACGGCGCCAACATGAACGCGCTGGTGGGCGTCGCCGCACCGGGCGAGTTCGGCGGCGACGTGAGCCACCTGAACCTGCACAAGACCTTCTGCATTCCGCACGGCGGCGGCGGCCCGGGCGTGGGCCCGGTCTGCGTGGTGGAAGACCTTGTGCCCTACCTGCCGGGCCATGCGACGGCCGGCATCGCATCGAATGGCGTCGGTGCGGTTTCCGCGGCGCCGCTCGGCAATGCCGCGGTGCTGCCAATCAGCTGGATGTACTGCCGCATGATGGGCGCCAAGGGCCTGCAGGCCGCGACCGAAATCGCGATCCTGAGCGCCAACTACATCAGCGCGCGCCTCAAGGACCACTACCCCACGCTGTACGCGAGTCCCAACGGCCACGTCGCGCACGAGTGCATTCTGGACCTGCGCCCGCTCAAGGACACCAGCGGCGTCACCGCCGAGGACGTGGCCAAGCGGCTGATCGACTACGGCTTCCATGCGCCCACGCTGAGCTTCCCGGTGCCCGGCACGCTGATGGTGGAACCCACCGAAAGCGAGCCGCTGGCCGAGCTCGACCGCTTCATCGACGCGATGATCGCGATCCGCGGCGAGATCCGCCGCGTCGAGGAAGGCGTCTGGCCGAAGGACGACAACCCGCTCAAGCACGCGCCGCACACCGCGGCCAGCCTGCTCGGAACGGAGTGGCCGCACCCCTACTCGCGCGAACTGGGCGCGTTCCCGCTGGCTGAACTCAAGCAGGCCAAGTACTGGCCGCCGATCGGCCGCGTCGACAACGTGTACGGCGACCGCAACCTGTTCTGCAGCTGCGTGCCGGTGGGCGACTACAAGGAAACCGAAGAGGCCTGA
- the gcvT gene encoding glycine cleavage system aminomethyltransferase GcvT — MAASSDSSSAEQLLKTPLYGLHVELGARMVPFAGYSMPVQYPAGLMAEHRHTRDAAGLFDISHMGQLRLVGPDAAAAFETLMPVDVIDLAPGKQRYGLLLNDEGGILDDLMFFNENHGSIFVIVNGACKVADIAHIQQKIGARCEVQPLPDHALLALQGPQAAAVLARLSPGTERFVFMTGGAVQIGGIPAFATRSGYTGEDGFEISVAGQNADALARLLLAQPEVKPIGLGARNSLRLEAGLCLYGNDIDTATTPVEASLNWAIQKVRRTGGAREGGFPGAARVLAQLAAATAGAAGHTDHDTLKRRRVGLVALERIPVRDGTVLQSFEGHDIGFVTSGLLGPTADRPIAMGYVATAFSEPGTRVQAIVRGKPVPMEVSTLPFVPTRYYRG; from the coding sequence GTGGCTGCTTCCTCCGACTCCTCTTCCGCCGAACAACTCCTGAAGACCCCGCTGTACGGCCTGCACGTGGAGCTTGGCGCCCGCATGGTGCCGTTTGCCGGCTATTCGATGCCGGTGCAGTACCCGGCCGGCCTGATGGCCGAGCACAGGCACACGCGCGACGCCGCCGGCCTGTTCGACATCTCGCACATGGGCCAGCTGCGCCTGGTCGGTCCGGACGCCGCGGCGGCCTTCGAGACCCTGATGCCGGTCGACGTGATCGACCTGGCCCCCGGCAAGCAGCGCTACGGCCTGCTGCTGAACGACGAGGGCGGCATCCTCGACGACCTGATGTTCTTCAACGAGAACCACGGCTCGATCTTCGTGATCGTGAACGGCGCCTGCAAGGTGGCCGACATCGCCCACATCCAGCAGAAGATCGGCGCGCGCTGCGAGGTGCAGCCGCTGCCCGATCACGCGCTGCTCGCGCTGCAGGGGCCGCAGGCGGCCGCGGTGCTGGCGCGGCTGTCGCCCGGCACCGAGCGCTTCGTGTTCATGACCGGCGGCGCGGTGCAGATCGGCGGCATTCCGGCCTTCGCCACGCGCAGCGGCTACACCGGCGAAGACGGCTTCGAGATCTCGGTGGCCGGCCAGAATGCCGACGCGCTGGCCCGCCTGCTGCTGGCGCAGCCCGAGGTCAAGCCCATCGGCCTGGGCGCACGCAATTCGCTGCGGCTGGAAGCCGGGCTCTGCCTCTACGGCAACGACATCGACACCGCTACCACGCCGGTCGAAGCCTCGCTGAACTGGGCGATCCAGAAGGTGCGCCGCACGGGCGGCGCGCGCGAAGGCGGTTTTCCGGGCGCGGCCAGGGTGCTGGCGCAGCTCGCCGCCGCCACGGCCGGCGCCGCGGGCCACACCGACCACGACACGCTCAAGCGCAGGCGCGTCGGCCTCGTGGCGCTGGAACGCATTCCGGTGCGCGACGGCACGGTGCTGCAATCCTTCGAAGGCCACGACATCGGCTTTGTCACGAGCGGCCTGCTCGGCCCGACGGCCGACCGCCCGATTGCCATGGGCTACGTGGCCACCGCGTTTTCCGAGCCCGGCACGCGCGTGCAGGCCATCGTGCGCGGCAAGCCGGTGCCGATGGAAGTCTCGACGCTGCCTTTCGTGCCCACGCGCTATTACCGCGGCTAG
- the denD gene encoding D-erythronate dehydrogenase: MQIVITGGAGFLGARLARTLLKRGGLSLAGAPARTISRITLVDRAAPPADLAADPRIGTALGDLNEQLASPDTALWREADAIFHLAAAVSGECEADFDLGMRSNFAATHALLEKARAVGTRPLLVFASSLAVFGDSPEQPLPPVIEDHTLPTPQTSYGVQKFIGEQLMADYTRKGFIRGRSVRLMTVSVRPGRPNGAASGFFSGMIREPLAGIRAACPVPDETPVAIASPARTVEGILRAAEASDADWGPRTALNLPSLSTTVGEMAAALERVAGKAATALLDRTPDPAIQRIVKTWPGRIATVRAKGLGLSADASFEAVIRDYVRENPDAVKLVIAA, from the coding sequence ATGCAGATCGTCATCACGGGCGGCGCGGGCTTTCTGGGCGCGCGCCTCGCCCGCACCCTGCTGAAGCGGGGCGGGCTTTCACTGGCCGGTGCGCCAGCGCGCACCATTTCCCGCATCACGCTGGTCGACCGCGCCGCGCCGCCGGCCGATCTGGCGGCCGACCCGCGCATCGGCACCGCGCTCGGCGACCTGAACGAACAACTCGCATCGCCCGACACAGCGCTCTGGCGCGAGGCCGACGCCATCTTTCACCTGGCTGCCGCGGTCAGCGGCGAATGCGAGGCCGATTTCGACCTGGGCATGCGCAGCAACTTCGCCGCCACGCATGCCCTGCTCGAAAAGGCGCGCGCCGTGGGCACCCGGCCGCTGCTGGTGTTTGCCAGTTCGCTCGCGGTGTTCGGCGACTCGCCCGAGCAGCCGCTGCCGCCGGTGATCGAAGACCACACGCTGCCGACGCCGCAGACCAGCTACGGCGTCCAGAAGTTCATCGGCGAGCAGCTGATGGCCGACTACACGCGCAAGGGCTTCATCCGCGGCCGCAGCGTGCGGCTGATGACGGTGAGCGTGCGCCCCGGCCGGCCCAACGGCGCGGCTTCGGGCTTTTTCAGCGGCATGATCCGCGAGCCGCTCGCGGGCATCCGCGCCGCCTGCCCGGTGCCCGACGAGACGCCCGTGGCCATCGCATCGCCGGCGCGCACGGTCGAAGGCATCCTGCGCGCCGCAGAGGCCAGCGACGCCGACTGGGGCCCGCGCACCGCGCTCAACCTGCCCTCGCTTTCCACCACCGTGGGCGAAATGGCCGCCGCGCTCGAACGCGTGGCCGGCAAGGCCGCCACCGCATTGCTCGACCGCACGCCCGACCCAGCCATCCAGCGCATCGTGAAGACCTGGCCCGGGCGCATAGCAACCGTTCGAGCCAAGGGGCTGGGACTCTCCGCCGACGCCAGCTTCGAGGCGGTGATCCGCGATTACGTCCGTGAAAATCCCGACGCGGTCAAACTGGTTATTGCGGCATAG